In a genomic window of Streptomyces noursei ATCC 11455:
- a CDS encoding DAK2 domain-containing protein produces MASDARPDAPADVRSDVPADVRSDVPADAQIDVPIDARTGVQPSVRAVVPAGPSTGTPGGDGPVRDAAPQPLRDDTSPGGGLPVTAALHAALELVAANEAELGRLDAVAGDGDHGIGIVRGLRAAAAAARAAEPGPDGDPRSAGTALLAAGLAPADASGGASGALYGALLAETGAVLVRAPEGAGWAALLADAADAAQRAVGELGGAEVGEKTLLDALDPFRRELRARAADGLPTAWRTAAWRTAAEAATRAAADTARLIPTRGRAARMGVRGHGHPDAGAVSLALLLTAIGGTLR; encoded by the coding sequence GTGGCATCTGACGCACGGCCCGACGCGCCGGCCGACGTGCGGTCCGACGTGCCGGCCGACGTGCGGTCCGACGTGCCGGCCGACGCGCAGATCGACGTGCCGATCGACGCGCGGACTGGTGTGCAGCCCAGCGTGCGGGCGGTCGTGCCCGCCGGCCCGTCCACCGGTACGCCGGGCGGGGACGGACCCGTACGGGACGCCGCCCCGCAGCCCCTACGGGACGACACATCCCCCGGTGGGGGACTGCCCGTGACGGCGGCGCTCCATGCCGCGCTGGAGTTGGTCGCGGCCAACGAGGCGGAGCTGGGGCGGCTGGACGCGGTGGCCGGGGACGGCGACCACGGCATCGGCATCGTCCGGGGCCTGCGGGCGGCCGCCGCCGCGGCCCGTGCGGCCGAGCCCGGCCCGGACGGCGATCCACGGTCGGCCGGGACCGCGCTGCTCGCCGCCGGGCTGGCGCCGGCCGACGCCTCGGGCGGCGCGTCCGGCGCGCTGTACGGCGCCCTGCTCGCCGAGACCGGCGCCGTTCTCGTCCGGGCCCCGGAGGGCGCCGGATGGGCGGCGCTGCTCGCCGACGCGGCGGACGCCGCCCAGCGGGCCGTCGGCGAACTCGGCGGCGCCGAGGTGGGGGAGAAGACCCTCCTGGACGCCCTGGACCCGTTCCGCCGGGAGCTGCGCGCCCGCGCCGCCGACGGCCTGCCCACGGCGTGGCGGACCGCGGCGTGGCGGACCGCGGCGGAGGCCGCCACCCGGGCCGCCGCGGACACCGCCCGCCTCATCCCGACCCGCGGCCGCGCGGCCCGCATGGGAGTGCGCGGCCACGGCCACCCGGACGCCGGCGCGGTCTCCCTCGCGCTGCTCCTGACCGCGATCGGCGGAACGCTGCGCTGA
- a CDS encoding acyl-CoA carboxylase epsilon subunit, with product MNAAQRSAAAAPIRVEKGQASEEELAALTAVLLARAAHRPSATTGPHSTAARWRRLERQMGFHGATSWQR from the coding sequence GTGAATGCTGCCCAGCGCAGTGCCGCCGCCGCTCCCATCCGCGTCGAGAAGGGTCAGGCCAGCGAGGAGGAACTCGCCGCCCTGACCGCCGTCCTCCTGGCCCGTGCCGCCCACCGTCCCTCGGCCACCACCGGCCCGCACTCCACCGCCGCCCGCTGGCGCCGACTGGAGCGCCAGATGGGCTTCCACGGCGCCACCAGCTGGCAGCGCTGA
- a CDS encoding acyl-CoA carboxylase subunit beta, translating into MTTVEDVPAGANDARGRVAELHAIREQVRRGPSERATEAQRAKGKLTARERIDLLLDEGSFNEVEPLRRHRATGFGLEAKKPYTDGVITGWGTVHGRTVFVYAHDFRIFGGALGEAHATKIHKIMDMAIQAGAPLISLNDGAGARIQEGVSALAGYGGIFQRNTKASGVIPQISVMLGPCAGGAAYSPALTDFVFMVRDTSQMFITGPDVVRAVTGEEITQNGLGGADVHAETSGVAHFAYDDEVTCLEEVRYLLSLLPANNRENPPVVACEDPADRSGDALLDLVPADGNRPYDMRKVIEEIVDDGEYLEVHERWATNIICALTRFDGRVVGIIANQPQSLAGVLDIEASEKAARFVQMCDAFNIPLVTLLDVPGFLPGVDQEHGGIIRHGAKLLYAYCNATVPRISIVLRKAYGGAYIVMDSQSIGADLTYAWPTNEIAVMGAEGAANVIFRKQIAEADDSDAMRTRMVKEYKSELMHPYYAAERGLVDDVIDPAETRHTLIRALEMLRTKHADLPARKHGNPPQ; encoded by the coding sequence ATGACCACTGTCGAAGATGTGCCCGCCGGCGCCAACGATGCCCGCGGGCGCGTCGCCGAACTGCACGCGATCCGTGAGCAGGTGCGGCGAGGCCCCAGCGAGCGAGCCACCGAAGCGCAGCGTGCCAAGGGCAAGCTGACGGCGCGCGAGCGGATCGACCTGCTGCTGGACGAGGGTTCCTTCAACGAGGTCGAGCCGCTGCGTCGGCACCGCGCCACCGGCTTCGGCCTGGAGGCCAAGAAGCCGTACACGGACGGTGTGATCACGGGTTGGGGCACGGTCCACGGCCGGACCGTCTTCGTCTACGCACACGACTTCCGGATCTTCGGCGGCGCGCTGGGCGAGGCCCACGCCACGAAGATCCACAAGATCATGGACATGGCCATCCAGGCCGGCGCCCCGCTGATCTCCCTCAACGACGGCGCCGGCGCCCGTATCCAGGAGGGCGTCTCTGCGCTCGCCGGCTACGGCGGCATCTTCCAGCGCAACACCAAGGCGTCCGGCGTCATCCCGCAGATAAGCGTCATGCTCGGCCCGTGCGCCGGCGGTGCGGCCTACTCGCCGGCCCTGACCGACTTCGTGTTCATGGTCCGCGACACCTCGCAGATGTTCATCACCGGCCCCGACGTGGTCCGCGCGGTGACCGGCGAGGAGATCACCCAGAACGGTCTGGGCGGTGCGGACGTGCACGCCGAGACCTCCGGGGTGGCGCACTTCGCCTACGACGACGAGGTCACCTGCCTCGAAGAGGTCCGCTACCTGCTCTCCCTGCTGCCGGCCAACAACCGGGAGAACCCGCCGGTGGTGGCCTGCGAGGACCCCGCCGACCGCTCCGGGGACGCGCTGCTGGACCTGGTCCCGGCCGACGGCAACCGCCCCTATGACATGCGCAAGGTCATCGAGGAGATCGTCGACGACGGCGAGTACCTGGAGGTCCACGAGCGCTGGGCCACCAACATCATCTGCGCGTTGACCCGCTTCGACGGCCGGGTGGTGGGCATCATCGCCAACCAGCCGCAGTCGCTGGCCGGTGTCCTGGACATCGAGGCGTCCGAGAAGGCCGCCCGCTTCGTCCAGATGTGCGACGCGTTCAACATCCCGCTCGTCACGCTGCTGGACGTCCCCGGCTTCCTGCCCGGCGTCGACCAGGAGCACGGCGGCATCATCCGGCACGGCGCCAAGCTGCTGTACGCGTACTGCAACGCCACCGTGCCGCGCATCTCCATCGTGCTGCGCAAGGCGTACGGTGGCGCCTACATCGTCATGGACTCCCAGTCCATCGGTGCCGACCTGACGTATGCCTGGCCCACCAACGAGATCGCCGTGATGGGCGCCGAGGGCGCCGCCAACGTCATCTTCCGCAAGCAGATCGCCGAGGCCGACGACTCCGACGCCATGCGCACCCGCATGGTCAAGGAGTACAAGTCCGAGCTGATGCACCCCTACTACGCGGCCGAGCGCGGCCTGGTCGACGACGTCATCGACCCCGCCGAGACCCGCCACACCCTCATCCGCGCCCTGGAAATGCTGCGCACCAAGCACGCGGACCTCCCGGCCCGCAAGCACGGCAACCCGCCGCAGTAG
- a CDS encoding polysaccharide lyase 8 family protein, with amino-acid sequence MSPAATPSAWSRRGFLAASGAGALTLALGTAAAPASAAPAATTPVDPYATLRRRWCDLALGTGYDPTAAPYATALKETGDLAGTFHRTMRPAADSLWPDSPYDPPSGVTRSYSRLATMALAWAQLGTGRTDDPDLATAVRTGLDHLDRTVYHPATTPYGNWWEWQIGTPRLLLDTLAVLDEHLPDGAGDALRTRCLAAVDHFVPDRALGAYTGTSTGANRVDLCRVVALRGVLGRAPAKIALARDALSPVFPYVTQGDGLYADGSFVQHTWVAYSGTYGAVLLDGLGRLFTLLRGSAWEVTDPNRQIILDSVEHAYAPLLHDGLIMDSVNGRAISRGYLRADERRLLHSDHRHGHALIAAIALLADAAAPAERDRWHAMIKGWIARDRTLPILTDRQYTVADLARLAAVDAGPAPAAPEPVGHRLFPAMDRAVHRRPGWTAGLAMASDRITHYENGNGENRHGWHTGSGMLYWWPAGRAGDQYTDAFWPTVDPYRLPGTTVSTKRLADNEGGGWGEPKPAARWVGGTTDGSYAAVGQDLRGLASTLTARKSWFALADCVVCLGAGITARDGVPAETVVDNRNLGERGTAALTVDGVRRPTALGRTTVLPRARWAHLAGHGGWVFPGSPGGARLQVLREDRTGRWSEINTTSTTDPYTRRYLTLWYDHGTDPTDAGYAYLLMPGVTRSALAARAADRHWLTVLANDPDRQAIAVDPLGVTAANFWRAGTAGPLAADGPASVLIRERRVPGRTGRTATLCAAAPTRTGDPLRITWSRPVRAVLRHDPSVEVRGTGDTLRLRLTPGTACATHTCTVLLR; translated from the coding sequence ATGTCGCCCGCAGCCACCCCGTCCGCCTGGTCGCGCCGCGGCTTCCTGGCCGCCTCCGGTGCCGGCGCACTGACCCTCGCGCTCGGCACCGCCGCCGCACCGGCGTCCGCCGCACCGGCGGCCACCACCCCCGTCGACCCGTACGCCACCCTCCGCCGCCGCTGGTGCGACCTCGCCCTCGGCACCGGCTACGACCCCACCGCCGCCCCCTACGCCACCGCGCTCAAGGAGACCGGCGACCTGGCCGGCACCTTCCACCGCACCATGCGTCCGGCCGCCGACTCCCTCTGGCCGGACAGCCCCTACGACCCGCCGTCCGGCGTCACCCGCAGCTACAGCCGCCTCGCCACCATGGCGCTGGCCTGGGCGCAGCTCGGCACCGGCCGCACCGACGACCCCGACCTCGCCACCGCCGTCCGTACCGGCCTGGACCACCTCGACCGCACCGTCTACCACCCCGCCACCACCCCCTACGGCAACTGGTGGGAATGGCAGATCGGCACCCCCAGACTCCTGCTCGACACCCTCGCCGTCCTCGACGAGCACCTCCCCGACGGTGCCGGCGACGCCCTCCGCACCCGCTGCCTCGCCGCCGTCGACCACTTCGTCCCCGACCGCGCGCTCGGCGCCTACACCGGCACCAGCACCGGCGCCAACCGCGTCGACCTCTGCCGGGTCGTCGCCCTCCGCGGCGTCCTCGGCCGCGCCCCCGCCAAGATCGCCCTGGCCCGCGACGCCCTCTCCCCGGTCTTCCCCTACGTCACCCAGGGCGACGGCCTCTACGCCGACGGCTCCTTCGTCCAACACACCTGGGTCGCCTACTCCGGCACCTACGGCGCGGTCCTCCTCGACGGCCTCGGCCGCCTCTTCACCCTGCTGCGCGGCTCCGCCTGGGAGGTCACCGACCCCAACCGGCAGATCATCCTCGACAGCGTCGAGCACGCCTACGCCCCGCTGCTCCACGACGGCCTGATCATGGACAGCGTCAACGGGCGCGCCATCAGCCGTGGTTACCTGCGCGCCGACGAACGGCGCCTCCTGCACAGCGACCACCGCCACGGCCACGCCCTGATCGCCGCCATCGCCCTGCTCGCCGACGCCGCCGCCCCCGCCGAACGCGACCGCTGGCACGCCATGATCAAGGGCTGGATCGCCCGCGACCGCACCCTGCCGATCCTCACCGACCGCCAGTACACCGTCGCCGACCTCGCCCGCCTCGCCGCCGTCGACGCCGGCCCCGCGCCCGCCGCCCCCGAACCCGTCGGCCACCGCCTCTTCCCCGCCATGGACCGCGCCGTGCACCGCCGCCCCGGCTGGACCGCCGGCCTGGCCATGGCCTCCGACCGCATCACCCACTACGAGAACGGCAACGGCGAGAACCGGCACGGCTGGCACACCGGCTCCGGAATGCTCTACTGGTGGCCCGCGGGCCGGGCCGGCGACCAGTACACCGACGCTTTCTGGCCCACCGTCGACCCCTACCGGCTCCCCGGCACCACCGTCTCCACCAAGCGGCTCGCCGACAACGAGGGCGGCGGCTGGGGCGAGCCCAAACCCGCCGCCCGCTGGGTCGGCGGCACCACCGACGGCAGTTACGCCGCCGTCGGCCAGGACCTGCGCGGCCTGGCCTCCACCCTCACCGCCCGCAAATCCTGGTTCGCCCTCGCCGACTGCGTGGTCTGCCTCGGCGCCGGCATCACCGCCCGCGACGGCGTCCCCGCCGAGACCGTCGTCGACAACCGCAACCTGGGGGAGCGGGGTACCGCCGCCCTCACCGTCGACGGCGTCCGCCGGCCCACCGCCCTCGGCCGCACCACCGTCCTGCCCCGCGCCCGCTGGGCCCACCTCGCGGGCCACGGCGGCTGGGTCTTCCCCGGATCGCCCGGCGGCGCCCGCCTCCAGGTCCTGCGCGAGGACCGCACCGGCCGCTGGTCCGAGATCAACACCACCTCCACCACCGACCCGTACACCCGCCGCTACCTCACGCTCTGGTACGACCACGGCACCGACCCCACGGACGCCGGCTACGCCTACCTCCTGATGCCCGGCGTCACCCGGAGCGCCCTCGCCGCCCGCGCCGCCGACCGGCACTGGCTGACCGTGCTCGCCAACGACCCCGACCGCCAGGCGATCGCCGTGGACCCGCTCGGCGTAACCGCCGCCAACTTCTGGCGGGCCGGCACCGCGGGCCCGCTTGCCGCCGACGGCCCCGCCAGCGTGCTGATCCGCGAGCGACGTGTCCCCGGCCGGACCGGCCGCACCGCGACCCTGTGCGCCGCGGCCCCCACCCGCACCGGCGACCCCCTCCGCATCACCTGGTCACGGCCGGTCCGCGCGGTCCTCCGCCACGACCCTTCCGTCGAGGTGCGGGGCACCGGCGACACCCTGCGGTTGCGGTTGACGCCCGGCACCGCCTGTGCCACCCACACCTGCACGGTGCTGCTGCGCTGA
- a CDS encoding YceI family protein, with the protein MSLFRKRTADPAPTAAPAPAAAAVLDADPALAALTGDYTIDPAHSSIGFTVRHAMVTNVRGSFGEHEGVLKLDGGNPAASTAQIDVKIASIDTGIADRDGHLKSADFFDAEQFPLMTFRSNAVEQLDSETYRVIGDLTIKDVTRPLAIDLEFNGAATDVYGAQRVGFEGSAEILRSQWGLTWNAALETGGVMVSDKVKLTFDISAVKAA; encoded by the coding sequence ATGTCCCTGTTCCGCAAGCGCACCGCCGACCCCGCCCCCACCGCCGCTCCCGCTCCGGCCGCTGCCGCCGTGCTGGACGCGGACCCCGCGCTGGCCGCCCTGACCGGCGACTACACCATCGACCCGGCCCACAGCAGCATCGGCTTCACCGTCCGGCACGCCATGGTCACCAACGTCCGCGGCTCCTTCGGCGAGCACGAGGGCGTGCTGAAGCTGGACGGCGGCAACCCGGCCGCGTCCACCGCGCAGATCGACGTCAAGATCGCCAGCATCGACACCGGTATCGCCGACCGCGACGGCCACCTCAAGAGCGCCGACTTCTTCGACGCCGAGCAGTTCCCCCTGATGACCTTCCGCTCCAACGCGGTCGAGCAGCTCGACAGCGAGACGTACCGCGTCATCGGCGACCTGACGATCAAGGACGTCACCCGCCCGCTCGCCATCGACCTGGAGTTCAACGGCGCCGCCACCGACGTCTACGGTGCCCAGCGCGTCGGCTTCGAGGGCAGCGCCGAGATCCTCCGCTCCCAGTGGGGCCTGACCTGGAACGCGGCCCTGGAGACCGGCGGCGTCATGGTCAGTGACAAGGTCAAGCTGACCTTCGACATCTCGGCGGTCAAGGCCGCCTGA
- the cimA gene encoding citramalate synthase — MTDVPEAAVPDAFHVFDTTLRDGAQREGINLTVADKLTIARHLDDYGVGFIEGGWPGANPRDTEFFQRARAEIDFRHAQLVAFGATRKAGVRVEDDPQVAALLDSGAPVITLVAKSHVRHVELALRTTPEENLAMVRDTIAHLRAHGRRVFLDCEHFFDGYALDPTYAKEVVRTAADAGADVVVLCDTNGGMLPAQVTAVVRTVLADTGARLGIHAQDDTGCAVANTLAAVDAGATHVQCTANGYGERVGNSNLFPVVAALELKYGRQVLPAGKLAETTRISHAIAEVVNLTPSTHQPYVGVSAFAHKAGLHASAIKVDPDLYQHMDPALVGNTMRMLVSDMAGRASIELKGKELGIDLGDDRELVGRVVERVKERELAGYTYEAADASFELLLRAEVDGRPLRYFTVESWRAIVEDRPDGTHANEATVKLWAKGERIVATAEGNGPVNALDRALRVALERIYPQLASMELVDYKVRILEGALGTGSITRVLVSTSDGRGEWSTVGVAENVIAASWQALDDAYAYGLLRAGVAPQA; from the coding sequence ATGACGGACGTTCCCGAAGCCGCCGTTCCCGACGCCTTCCACGTATTCGACACCACGCTGCGCGACGGCGCACAGCGCGAGGGCATCAACCTGACCGTCGCCGACAAGCTGACCATCGCCCGGCACCTGGACGACTACGGCGTCGGCTTCATCGAAGGCGGCTGGCCCGGCGCCAACCCACGGGACACCGAGTTCTTCCAGCGCGCCCGCGCGGAGATCGACTTCCGACACGCCCAACTGGTCGCCTTCGGCGCCACCCGCAAGGCCGGCGTCCGCGTCGAGGACGACCCCCAGGTCGCCGCGCTCCTGGACTCCGGCGCCCCGGTCATCACGCTGGTCGCCAAGTCCCACGTCCGCCACGTCGAACTGGCCCTGCGCACCACGCCCGAGGAGAACCTCGCGATGGTCCGGGACACCATCGCCCACCTGCGCGCCCACGGCCGCCGCGTCTTCCTCGACTGCGAGCACTTCTTCGACGGCTACGCACTGGACCCGACCTATGCCAAGGAGGTCGTGCGCACCGCCGCCGACGCCGGCGCCGACGTCGTGGTGCTCTGCGACACCAACGGCGGGATGCTGCCGGCACAGGTGACCGCGGTGGTCCGCACCGTCCTCGCCGACACCGGCGCCCGACTCGGCATCCACGCCCAGGACGACACCGGCTGCGCGGTCGCCAACACCCTGGCCGCCGTGGACGCCGGCGCCACCCACGTCCAGTGCACCGCCAACGGCTACGGCGAACGGGTCGGCAACTCCAACCTCTTCCCGGTCGTCGCCGCCCTGGAACTCAAGTACGGCCGACAGGTCCTGCCGGCCGGCAAGCTCGCCGAGACCACCCGCATCTCGCACGCCATCGCCGAGGTCGTCAACCTCACCCCCTCCACCCACCAGCCCTACGTCGGGGTCTCCGCGTTCGCCCACAAGGCCGGGCTGCACGCCTCCGCGATCAAGGTGGACCCGGACCTCTACCAGCACATGGACCCGGCGCTCGTCGGCAACACCATGCGGATGCTGGTCTCCGACATGGCCGGCCGGGCCTCCATCGAGCTCAAGGGCAAGGAGCTCGGCATCGACCTGGGCGACGACCGGGAACTGGTCGGCCGGGTCGTCGAGCGGGTCAAGGAACGGGAACTGGCCGGCTACACCTACGAAGCCGCCGACGCCAGCTTCGAACTGCTGCTGCGCGCGGAGGTGGACGGCAGGCCGCTGCGCTACTTCACCGTCGAATCCTGGCGCGCCATCGTCGAGGACCGCCCCGACGGCACCCACGCCAACGAGGCGACCGTGAAGCTCTGGGCCAAGGGCGAGCGGATCGTGGCCACCGCCGAGGGCAACGGCCCGGTCAACGCACTGGACCGCGCGCTGCGGGTGGCCCTGGAGCGGATCTACCCCCAACTGGCCTCGATGGAGCTCGTGGACTACAAGGTCCGCATCCTGGAGGGCGCCCTGGGCACCGGCTCGATCACCCGGGTCCTGGTCTCCACCAGCGACGGCCGCGGCGAGTGGTCGACGGTCGGCGTCGCCGAGAACGTCATCGCGGCGTCCTGGCAGGCACTGGACGACGCCTATGCCTACGGGCTGCTGCGCGCCGGGGTCGCGCCGCAGGCGTGA
- a CDS encoding MFS transporter, with amino-acid sequence MGREQWKKIWVGSAGNMVEWFDWFVYASFAVYFADAFFPKGNDTANLMNTMGIFAVGFFMRPVGGWLLGRVGDRRGRKAALTLTVTLMSASAILIAVAPTYAVAGYGGIAVLLVARMLQGLSVGGEYAASATYLTEASAPERRGFASSFQYVSMTAGQLLGLALQIILQRSMSEQALHSWAWRIPFIVGALGAGIVFYLRRNMLETDVYAEDDTRTDPDRGTMKALWAHKREAFLVIALTMGGTVAYYTYTTYLTKYLSGTAGLSKPTASLVSFCALFLFMCLQPLAGRLSDRIGRRPLLITFALGSTFLTVPIMTLLKHAGSFWPALGLSLLALVVVTGYTSINACVKAELFPTGIRALGVALPYAIANALFGGTAEYVALWFKNGGIESGYYWYVSGCAAVSLVVYLTMRETRTIDLHRVGKETGDGTGERVLAS; translated from the coding sequence ATGGGACGAGAGCAATGGAAGAAGATCTGGGTCGGCTCGGCCGGCAACATGGTCGAGTGGTTCGACTGGTTCGTCTACGCCAGTTTCGCGGTGTACTTCGCCGACGCGTTCTTCCCCAAGGGGAACGACACCGCCAACCTCATGAACACCATGGGGATCTTCGCTGTCGGCTTCTTCATGCGCCCGGTCGGCGGCTGGCTGCTCGGCCGGGTCGGTGACCGCCGGGGCCGCAAGGCCGCGCTCACCCTGACCGTGACCCTGATGTCCGCCTCGGCCATCCTGATCGCCGTCGCCCCGACCTACGCCGTCGCCGGCTACGGCGGCATCGCCGTCCTGCTCGTCGCCCGCATGCTGCAGGGCCTGTCGGTCGGCGGCGAGTACGCGGCCAGCGCCACCTACCTCACCGAGGCGTCCGCACCCGAACGCCGCGGCTTCGCCTCCAGCTTCCAGTACGTGTCGATGACCGCCGGCCAACTGCTCGGCCTGGCACTGCAGATCATCCTCCAGCGCAGCATGTCCGAGCAGGCACTGCACAGCTGGGCCTGGCGGATCCCGTTCATCGTCGGCGCACTCGGCGCGGGCATCGTCTTCTACCTGCGCCGCAACATGCTGGAGACCGACGTCTACGCCGAGGACGACACCCGGACCGACCCCGACCGCGGCACCATGAAGGCGCTGTGGGCCCACAAGCGCGAGGCGTTCCTGGTCATCGCGCTCACCATGGGCGGCACGGTGGCGTACTACACGTACACCACCTACCTCACCAAGTACCTCTCCGGCACCGCCGGACTGTCCAAGCCCACCGCCTCCCTGGTGAGCTTCTGCGCGCTGTTCCTCTTCATGTGCCTCCAGCCGCTGGCCGGCAGGCTGTCCGACCGGATCGGCCGCCGCCCGCTGCTGATCACCTTCGCCCTCGGCTCGACCTTCCTGACCGTGCCGATCATGACGCTGCTCAAGCACGCCGGCTCCTTCTGGCCGGCCCTGGGCCTGTCGCTGCTGGCACTGGTCGTGGTCACCGGCTACACCTCGATCAACGCCTGTGTGAAGGCCGAGCTGTTCCCCACCGGCATCCGCGCGCTGGGCGTCGCCCTGCCGTACGCCATCGCCAACGCCCTCTTCGGCGGCACGGCCGAGTACGTCGCCCTCTGGTTCAAGAACGGCGGTATCGAGTCCGGCTATTACTGGTACGTCTCCGGCTGCGCGGCGGTCTCGCTGGTCGTCTACCTGACGATGCGGGAGACCCGGACGATCGACCTGCACCGGGTCGGCAAGGAGACCGGCGACGGCACCGGCGAGCGGGTGCTCGCATCCTGA
- a CDS encoding TetR/AcrR family transcriptional regulator, protein MSGPVRRPRRRLSQPREQVLAAAMATIAAEGLDRLTMAGLGREVGMSSGHILYYFGTKDELLLQTLQWSEEQLGAERRAALARRVSARERLDALIDLYLPEGHRDPRWTLWLEVWVRSQNADEETRERQLDLELAWHRDLVALLVEGASKGEFRPVDAERFATRTRALLDGFGTHLVVGLPGTDRDQARDEVRRFLDESLTPTAD, encoded by the coding sequence GTGTCCGGTCCCGTACGCCGCCCCCGGCGGCGGCTCAGCCAGCCGCGCGAACAGGTGCTGGCCGCGGCGATGGCCACCATCGCCGCCGAGGGACTGGACCGGCTCACCATGGCCGGACTGGGCCGCGAGGTCGGCATGAGCAGCGGCCACATCCTCTACTACTTCGGCACCAAGGACGAGCTGCTGCTCCAGACCCTCCAGTGGAGCGAGGAGCAGCTCGGCGCCGAGCGCCGGGCCGCCCTCGCCCGCCGGGTCTCCGCCCGGGAGCGACTGGACGCCCTGATCGACCTCTACCTCCCCGAAGGCCACCGCGATCCGCGCTGGACGCTGTGGCTGGAGGTCTGGGTCCGCTCCCAGAACGCCGACGAAGAGACCCGCGAACGCCAGCTCGACCTGGAGCTGGCCTGGCACCGCGACCTCGTCGCCCTGCTCGTCGAGGGCGCCTCCAAGGGCGAGTTCCGACCCGTCGACGCGGAACGCTTCGCCACCCGCACCCGGGCCCTGCTCGACGGCTTCGGCACCCACCTCGTCGTCGGCCTCCCCGGCACCGACCGCGACCAGGCGCGCGACGAGGTCCGCCGCTTCCTGGACGAATCGCTCACCCCGACCGCGGACTGA
- a CDS encoding agmatine deiminase family protein codes for MNTPAADGFRMPPEWAPHERTWMAWPGPNFTFGAEGDETLAEARRAWAAVARAVRQYEPVTVVAGPGQLDGARALLGEDVELVERPLDDAWMRDIGPTFLTNDQGELAAVDWVFNGWGAQEWAAWDRDAKIAEQVAGLAGARRYATSLVNEGGGIHVDGEGTVLLTDTVQLDPGRNPGRTKEEVEAEIHAHLGTTKAIWLPRGLYADYGQFGTRGHVDIVAAFARPGVVMVHTQPDPDHPDHAICNEIVKVLRESTDARGRQLEVVEIPAPTVIEADGELVDYSYINHLQCNDGIVLCAFDDPRDEEAAAIFRRLFPGRTVTLVDARTIFAAGGGIHCITQQQPKV; via the coding sequence ATGAACACGCCCGCCGCCGACGGCTTCCGCATGCCCCCCGAGTGGGCCCCGCACGAGCGCACCTGGATGGCCTGGCCCGGCCCCAACTTCACCTTCGGCGCGGAGGGCGACGAGACGCTCGCCGAGGCCCGCCGCGCCTGGGCCGCGGTCGCCCGCGCGGTACGGCAGTACGAGCCGGTCACCGTGGTCGCCGGACCCGGCCAGCTGGACGGCGCCCGCGCCCTGCTCGGCGAGGACGTCGAACTCGTCGAGCGCCCCCTCGACGACGCCTGGATGCGCGACATCGGCCCCACCTTCCTCACCAACGACCAGGGCGAACTGGCCGCCGTGGACTGGGTGTTCAACGGCTGGGGCGCCCAGGAATGGGCCGCCTGGGACCGCGACGCGAAGATAGCCGAACAGGTCGCCGGGCTCGCCGGGGCCCGCCGCTACGCGACCTCCCTGGTCAACGAAGGCGGCGGCATCCACGTCGACGGCGAGGGCACCGTGCTGCTCACCGACACCGTGCAGCTCGACCCGGGCCGCAACCCCGGCCGCACCAAGGAAGAGGTCGAGGCCGAGATCCACGCCCACCTCGGCACCACCAAGGCGATCTGGCTGCCGCGCGGCCTGTACGCCGACTACGGCCAGTTCGGCACCCGCGGCCACGTGGACATCGTCGCCGCCTTCGCCCGCCCCGGCGTGGTGATGGTCCACACCCAGCCCGACCCCGACCACCCCGACCACGCCATCTGCAACGAGATCGTCAAGGTGCTGCGCGAGTCCACCGACGCCCGGGGCCGCCAGCTGGAGGTCGTGGAGATCCCGGCCCCCACCGTCATCGAGGCGGACGGCGAGCTGGTCGACTACTCCTACATCAACCACCTGCAGTGCAACGACGGCATCGTGCTGTGCGCCTTCGACGACCCGCGCGACGAGGAGGCGGCCGCGATCTTCCGCCGACTGTTCCCCGGGCGCACCGTCACCCTGGTGGACGCCCGTACGATCTTCGCAGCGGGTGGCGGTATCCACTGCATCACCCAGCAGCAGCCGAAGGTCTGA